In a single window of the Rhopalosiphum padi isolate XX-2018 chromosome 1, ASM2088224v1, whole genome shotgun sequence genome:
- the LOC132919069 gene encoding uncharacterized protein LOC132919069, whose protein sequence is MVYFTEKLINEVQKRSCIWDATDMNHLNKLVLTSMWREIAENLYSDWHTLSGYDKRGRVSDVKKKWTNIKDSFVKDVKGNKPRKSQCLPEHRKKYYLYDHLQFLLPFIQDSNSGSGSVPVQRKKVRKNTLGEGSSRNLQPAAVVTPSVAPEISERSEILQPDVQQHVDLLNSFAGETAASALCQLDGDLSFMVSLLPTIKSMNEKQKINFKIGILQLVSRIKFDELPHHPSGAMYPFTSTTPDLGSFSVSNQPAVMIGVPPLQPFVNRATVSSTQQQQQHHQRNHKHHIEHESTVKQEVIDSSPGKSYWRSDCETEDDMDSS, encoded by the exons ATGGTTTATTTCACggaaaaactaataaatgaaGTACAAAAGCGGTCGTGCATATGGGACGCGACTGACATGAACCACCTCAACAAGTTAGTTCTGACCAGCATGTGGAGAGAGATCGCTGAAAACCTTTACTCGGATTGGCACACACTTAGCGGTTACGATAAACGTGGTAGag TGTCCGATGTCAAGAAAAAATGGACAAACATTAAAGACTCGTTCGTTAAAGACGTCAAGGGCAACAAACCGAGAAAATCCCAGTGTCTGCCTGAACACCGGAAAAAGTACTATCTGTACGATCACTTACAATTTCTATTACCATTCATTCAAGACTCAAATTCTGGCAGTGGCAGTGTACCAGTGCAGAGAAAGAAAGTACGTAAAAACACGCTTGGCGAGGGCTCGTCTCGGAACTTGCAACCGGCGGCTGTAGTGACGCCCTCAGTCGCCCCAGAAATAAGTGAAAGATCAGAAATTCTGCAACCGGATGTGCAACAGCATGTCGACTTACTCAACAGCTTTGCGGGCGAGACAGCCGCAAGCGCGCTGTGTCAACTGGATGGCGACTTATCTTTCATGGTGTCGTTGTTACCTACCATCAAATCGATGAATGAAAAGCAAAAGATTAACTTTAAAATCGGCATTCTGCAGCTTGTGTCCCGGATAAAATTCGATGAATTGCCACATCATCCCTCGGGTGCTATGTACCCATTCACCTCGACGACTCCCGATCTCGGAAGCTTTTCTGTGTCTAATCAACCGGCAGTGATGATAGGCGTACCACCTCTGCAACCGTTCGTCAACCGTGCGACTGTGTCATCTacacagcaacagcagcagcaccaCCAACGCAACCATAAACACCATATCGAGCACGAGTCGACGGTTAAACAAGAAGTGATCGACTCGAGTCCAGGGAAATCATATTGGCGTTCCGATTGCGAGACCGAAGATGATATGGACAGTTCttga